The Agromyces marinus genome window below encodes:
- a CDS encoding serine protein kinase RIO translates to MNLISSFDEPAARARAASAAPFGAASDALAFSDIEPGDGQRWSTWPATQPSERGPQPRPDWLVTSAAAIDTELGIVKTGKEADLWLIERAVPGAPADEPGNASLLAAKRYRGAENRLFHRSAIYTEGRGTRRSRDVRALQRASSYGREVARVEWAYAEFAALSRLTELGAPVPYPVQVGETEVLMEFIGEGRVAAPRLAQVRADRDALRDLFHQVVDFMHTLAHAGLAHGDLSPYNLLVDRGRVVAIDLPQVVDVVANPNGFDLLHRDCVNVCEWFTRQRLECDAEELFADLVGDVYR, encoded by the coding sequence GTGAACCTGATCTCGTCGTTCGACGAACCCGCCGCGCGCGCCCGCGCGGCATCCGCTGCGCCGTTCGGCGCGGCATCCGACGCCCTCGCCTTCTCGGACATCGAGCCGGGCGACGGCCAACGCTGGTCGACCTGGCCGGCGACCCAGCCCAGCGAGCGCGGGCCGCAGCCGCGGCCCGACTGGCTCGTCACCTCCGCTGCCGCGATCGACACCGAGCTCGGCATCGTCAAGACCGGCAAGGAGGCCGACCTGTGGCTCATCGAACGCGCCGTTCCCGGGGCGCCGGCCGACGAGCCCGGGAACGCGTCGCTGCTGGCTGCGAAACGCTACCGGGGTGCCGAGAATCGGCTGTTCCACCGCTCGGCGATCTACACCGAGGGGCGCGGAACGCGCCGCTCGCGCGACGTGCGTGCGCTGCAGCGGGCCTCGTCGTACGGCCGCGAGGTCGCCCGCGTCGAGTGGGCGTACGCCGAGTTCGCCGCGCTCTCGCGCCTCACCGAGCTCGGCGCGCCCGTGCCGTATCCGGTGCAGGTGGGCGAGACCGAGGTGCTCATGGAGTTCATCGGCGAGGGGCGCGTCGCCGCGCCCCGCCTCGCCCAGGTGCGTGCGGATCGTGACGCGCTGCGCGACCTGTTCCACCAGGTGGTCGACTTCATGCACACCCTCGCGCACGCGGGTCTCGCGCACGGCGACCTCTCGCCCTACAACCTGCTCGTCGACCGCGGCCGTGTCGTCGCGATCGACCTGCCCCAGGTCGTCGACGTGGTGGCGAACCCGAACGGGTTCGACCTGCTGCACCGCGACTGCGTGAACGTGTGCGAGTGGTTCACCCGGCAGCGCCTCGAGTGCGACGCCGAGGAGCTGTTCGCCGATCTCGTCGGCGACGTCTACCGGTGA
- a CDS encoding M1 family metallopeptidase, whose protein sequence is MAVATLALGAVGAAGATAAPGGKPGPRYTAGAEGVGDAYFPFAGNGGYDVQHYDLDITYTPPAPDPAPLVGEFDGVATIDLVSTQDLDRFNLDLRGMEVHALSVNGKPAASVAPPLAGEEVDGAAYWHVQDDDARVWELTVQPRPKLKAGEQVQVVVEYGGTTTRPRDIEGALYGWVTQRDGALVASEPDGSMTWYPVSDHQTDKATYSFEITVPEGKVAVANGIQPKPEETANGWTTWFWDAPDQQASYLTTASVGDFDLRETYTSSSGVPIIDAVDTKLSTSRLATTNASLGRQAAMVDFFESKFGPYPFVAYGSIVDNDSVGYALETQTRPVYSSSASEGTVSHELAHQWFGNAVSPERWQDIWLNEGWATYANWMWNEERGIRTAQQSYDNWYAPARDAAYWGLQIGDPGELGLFATQVYNRGAATLHALRLEVGDADFLAAAQLWLERYNDSAGTSEDFQAVYEEVSGQDLDEFFQIWLYDQVKPPADWTTP, encoded by the coding sequence ATGGCCGTCGCGACGCTGGCACTGGGTGCCGTCGGCGCCGCGGGCGCGACCGCTGCACCCGGTGGCAAGCCGGGGCCGAGGTACACGGCGGGAGCCGAGGGCGTCGGCGACGCCTACTTCCCGTTCGCCGGGAACGGCGGCTACGACGTCCAGCACTACGACCTCGACATCACGTACACGCCGCCGGCACCGGATCCGGCACCGCTCGTGGGCGAGTTCGACGGCGTGGCCACGATCGACCTCGTCTCCACGCAGGACCTCGACCGGTTCAACCTCGACCTGCGCGGCATGGAGGTGCACGCGCTGAGCGTGAACGGGAAGCCGGCGGCATCCGTCGCCCCGCCCCTCGCCGGGGAAGAGGTCGACGGCGCCGCGTACTGGCACGTCCAGGACGACGACGCTCGCGTGTGGGAGCTCACGGTCCAGCCCCGGCCGAAGCTCAAGGCCGGCGAGCAGGTGCAGGTCGTCGTCGAGTACGGCGGCACGACCACCAGGCCGAGGGACATCGAAGGAGCGCTGTACGGCTGGGTGACCCAGCGCGACGGTGCGCTGGTCGCGAGCGAGCCCGACGGCTCGATGACCTGGTACCCGGTGAGCGACCACCAGACCGACAAGGCGACGTACTCGTTCGAGATCACGGTGCCCGAGGGCAAGGTGGCCGTCGCGAACGGCATCCAGCCCAAGCCCGAGGAGACCGCGAACGGGTGGACCACGTGGTTCTGGGACGCCCCCGATCAGCAGGCGAGCTACCTCACGACCGCCTCGGTCGGCGACTTCGACCTCCGCGAGACGTACACGTCGAGCAGCGGCGTGCCGATCATCGACGCGGTCGACACGAAGCTCTCGACGTCGCGCCTCGCGACGACGAACGCGAGCCTCGGCCGGCAAGCGGCGATGGTCGACTTCTTCGAGTCGAAGTTCGGGCCGTACCCGTTCGTCGCCTACGGGTCGATCGTCGACAACGACTCGGTGGGCTACGCGCTCGAGACGCAGACCCGACCCGTGTACTCGTCGTCCGCCAGTGAGGGCACCGTCTCGCACGAACTCGCACACCAGTGGTTCGGCAACGCCGTGAGCCCGGAGCGGTGGCAGGACATCTGGCTCAACGAGGGCTGGGCGACCTATGCGAACTGGATGTGGAACGAGGAGCGCGGCATCCGCACGGCCCAGCAGTCGTATGACAACTGGTACGCCCCCGCGCGCGACGCCGCCTACTGGGGCCTCCAGATCGGCGACCCGGGCGAGCTGGGACTCTTCGCGACGCAGGTGTACAACCGCGGCGCGGCGACCCTGCACGCACTGCGGCTCGAGGTCGGCGACGCCGACTTCCTGGCCGCGGCGCAGCTCTGGCTCGAGCGCTACAACGATTCGGCGGGCACGAGCGAGGACTTCCAGGCCGTGTACGAAGAGGTCTCCGGTCAAGACCTCGACGAGTTCTTCCAGATCTGGCTCTACGACCAGGTGAAGCCGCCGGCCGACTGGACGACGCCCTGA
- the rlmN gene encoding 23S rRNA (adenine(2503)-C(2))-methyltransferase RlmN codes for MSTDAPETPARPAEAATPPNDGAVREPRGGGIRSTKPRQVRPKTEGWQQAKDADGRPLLQFASPKRGKPPAHLADLAPDEWKGKADELGIPAFRLKQVARHWFTRWTSDPAEMTDLPADGRDELVAGLLPPLLTEVKRLETDRGDTIKFLWKLHDGALVESVLMRYPGRITLCVSSQAGCGMNCPFCATGQAGLTRNMSAAEILAQVVEANRVIAAGSLHGKRADDGTPERVSNIVFMGMGEPLANYARLMRAVRTMAEPAPNGLGMSARNITVSTVGLVPAIRKLADEHVPVTFALSLHAPDDGLRDELIPVNSRWKVDEALDAAREYFEKTGRRVSIEYALIKDMNDHGWRADLLAEKLNERGKGWVHVNPIPLNPTPGSIWTASDLDVQHEFVRRLSDAGIPTTIRDTRGKEIDGACGQLVATEEDEAAAARA; via the coding sequence ATGTCGACCGACGCGCCCGAGACCCCCGCACGCCCCGCGGAGGCCGCGACGCCCCCGAACGACGGGGCCGTTCGTGAACCGCGCGGAGGCGGCATCCGCTCGACCAAGCCCCGACAGGTGCGCCCGAAGACCGAGGGCTGGCAGCAGGCGAAGGATGCCGACGGCCGGCCGCTCCTGCAGTTCGCCTCGCCCAAGCGCGGCAAGCCGCCGGCGCACCTCGCCGACCTCGCGCCCGACGAGTGGAAGGGCAAGGCCGACGAACTCGGCATCCCGGCGTTCCGCCTGAAGCAGGTCGCACGGCACTGGTTCACCCGTTGGACGAGCGACCCGGCCGAGATGACCGACCTGCCGGCCGACGGTCGGGACGAGCTCGTCGCCGGTCTCCTGCCGCCGCTGCTCACCGAGGTGAAGCGGCTCGAGACCGACCGCGGCGACACCATCAAGTTCCTCTGGAAGCTGCACGACGGCGCCCTCGTCGAGTCGGTGCTCATGCGCTACCCCGGCCGCATCACGCTGTGCGTGTCGAGCCAGGCCGGCTGCGGCATGAACTGCCCCTTCTGCGCGACCGGGCAGGCGGGCCTGACGCGAAACATGTCGGCCGCCGAGATCCTCGCGCAGGTCGTCGAGGCGAACCGGGTCATCGCGGCGGGATCCCTGCACGGCAAACGCGCCGACGACGGAACGCCCGAGCGCGTGTCGAACATCGTGTTCATGGGCATGGGCGAGCCGCTCGCGAACTACGCGCGCCTCATGCGGGCGGTCCGCACCATGGCCGAACCCGCGCCGAACGGACTCGGCATGTCGGCGCGCAACATCACCGTCTCGACGGTCGGGCTCGTGCCCGCCATCCGCAAGCTCGCCGACGAGCACGTCCCGGTGACGTTCGCGCTCAGCCTCCACGCACCCGACGACGGCCTGCGCGACGAGCTCATCCCCGTGAACTCGCGCTGGAAGGTCGACGAGGCGCTCGATGCAGCCCGCGAGTACTTCGAGAAGACCGGTCGACGCGTGTCGATCGAGTACGCGCTCATCAAGGACATGAACGACCACGGATGGCGCGCCGACCTGCTCGCCGAGAAGCTCAACGAGCGCGGCAAGGGGTGGGTGCACGTCAACCCGATCCCGCTGAACCCGACGCCGGGCTCGATCTGGACCGCCTCCGACCTCGACGTGCAGCACGAGTTCGTGCGCCGGCTCAGCGACGCCGGGATCCCGACCACGATCCGCGACACGCGCGGCAAGGAGATCGACGGCGCCTGCGGGCAGCTCGTCGCGACCGAAGAGGACGAGGCGGCCGCCGCGCGCGCCTGA
- a CDS encoding MFS transporter: MTDLPQPPAPRPDPASLSTDQLPAVTGLDLQAERTVPRRQVWAWAMWDWATQPFNSVILTFVFTALYLTSDWFLDPAIVELGEGDPAYERGLADLASGLGWAITVSGVLIALLAPVLGQRADAAGRRKLWLAGATAALVLSMAALFFVQGSPAYFLLGISLIAAGTVFSEIAGVNYNAMLVQVSTPRTVGRVSGLGWGLGYLGGIVALVLVVIATAFDWWGMPTDDGLVYRVIAVGCAVWTVLFAWPVFVYVPEAPPAPGRERVGFFRSYGVLVQDIVRLWRGSRPTFWFLLASAVFRDGLAGVFAFGAVIAAVVFHFTSNEVMIFGIAANLLAGVSTIVAGRFDDRFGPRAVILAALGGLVGAGLIVFFLHDAGTTPFWIFGLLLTIFVGPAQAASRSFLARVTPAGRESEIFGLYATTGRAASFLSPLLWSSFIVLFGATYWGILGIVLVLAAGLVLMLFVRVPKRSTDAAVAA; encoded by the coding sequence ATGACCGACCTCCCCCAGCCCCCGGCACCCCGACCGGACCCGGCGTCCCTCTCGACCGACCAACTGCCCGCCGTGACCGGCCTCGACCTGCAGGCCGAACGCACCGTGCCACGGCGGCAGGTCTGGGCGTGGGCGATGTGGGACTGGGCGACGCAGCCGTTCAACTCGGTCATCCTGACCTTCGTCTTCACGGCGCTGTACCTCACGAGCGACTGGTTCCTCGATCCCGCGATCGTCGAGCTCGGCGAGGGCGACCCGGCGTACGAGCGGGGCCTGGCCGACCTCGCGAGCGGGCTGGGCTGGGCGATCACCGTCTCGGGTGTGCTCATCGCGTTGCTCGCGCCGGTGCTCGGGCAGCGAGCGGATGCCGCGGGGCGGCGCAAGCTCTGGCTCGCGGGCGCCACCGCGGCGCTGGTGCTGTCGATGGCCGCGTTGTTCTTCGTGCAGGGTTCGCCCGCGTACTTCCTCCTCGGGATCTCGCTCATCGCCGCGGGCACGGTGTTCAGCGAGATCGCCGGGGTGAACTACAACGCGATGCTCGTGCAGGTCTCGACGCCGCGCACGGTCGGTCGCGTGTCGGGGCTCGGTTGGGGGCTCGGCTACCTGGGCGGGATCGTCGCGCTCGTGCTCGTGGTGATCGCGACCGCGTTCGACTGGTGGGGCATGCCGACCGACGACGGCCTCGTGTACCGCGTCATCGCGGTCGGCTGCGCGGTGTGGACGGTGCTGTTCGCGTGGCCGGTGTTCGTGTACGTTCCCGAGGCGCCGCCGGCGCCCGGCCGGGAACGCGTGGGGTTCTTCCGCAGCTACGGGGTGCTCGTGCAGGACATCGTGCGGCTGTGGCGCGGGTCTCGCCCGACGTTCTGGTTCCTGCTCGCGAGCGCGGTGTTCCGCGACGGCCTGGCGGGCGTGTTCGCGTTCGGCGCGGTGATCGCGGCGGTCGTGTTCCATTTCACGTCGAACGAGGTCATGATCTTCGGCATCGCGGCGAACCTGCTCGCGGGCGTGTCGACGATCGTCGCGGGCAGGTTCGACGACCGGTTCGGCCCGCGCGCGGTGATCCTCGCGGCGCTCGGCGGCCTGGTCGGTGCGGGCCTGATCGTGTTCTTCCTGCACGACGCGGGAACGACGCCGTTCTGGATCTTCGGGCTCCTGCTCACGATCTTCGTCGGGCCGGCGCAGGCCGCGTCGCGCTCGTTCCTCGCGCGCGTCACGCCCGCGGGTCGCGAGAGCGAGATCTTCGGCCTCTACGCGACGACCGGGCGGGCGGCGAGCTTCCTCTCGCCGTTGCTGTGGTCGTCGTTCATCGTGCTGTTCGGCGCGACGTACTGGGGGATCCTCGGGATCGTGCTGGTGCTCGCGGCGGGGCTGGTGCTGATGCTGTTCGTCCGGGTGCCGAAGCGATCGACGGATGCCGCGGTCGCGGCGTAG